The sequence below is a genomic window from Henriciella marina DSM 19595.
GCCATGCGCCAGCAGCGCCTCGATCGCGCCTGCGCTCAGCATCGGGCAGAGGCCAAAGCTCATATTCGACCCGTGCAGCATTTCCAGCACCGCATTCGACAGCGTGCGCGGCAGGCCCTGACCGCCCCATTCCACTGGCGCGGCAAGGCCCATCCAGCCGCCTTCGGCAAACTGGCGATAGGCCTCTGCGAACCCATGCGGGGCCACCACACCGTCTCCGGTCAGCTGCGCGCCCTGTTCATCGCCCGGCTGGTTGAGCGGTGCCAGGACATCCGAAGCGAGCTTTCCGGCTTCCTCGAGGATGGGATCGATGAGATCGTCATCGAAGCTTTCGAAATGACTACCCGCCAAGCGATCGATTCCGGCAAGCTTTCTTAGCGCAAAAGCCATGTCCTCAACGGGGGCGCGGTAGCTCATGGGATGCATCTCCGGGATAAGTACTATTCTCTGCGAAGTCTAAAGTTGGGCTAGTCAGGGCTGGTGGGTAGTATATCTAAGATCCCGAAGCGTTCTTGACCATTTTTGAGGAGGTCCGTCCATGCGCGGTATCGTTACAATAGCAGCACTTGCAGCCCTGTCAGCCGCCCCTGCTCTGGCCGAACAGACACTCGAAGGCGTCGATGCGGCAACCTATGAGCTCGACCCGAACCATTCCTTCCTGACGTTCAGCGTCACACATAATGGTATCTCGACCTACACCGTGTACTTCACCGACTTTGATGCCACGCTCGACTTCAACCCGGAAGATCCGGCAGCCTCCACGATCAATGCGACGATCAATCCTGGAGCCGTGGAATCGAACTACCCCGGCGACTACACCGGCACGGTCACAGGCGACCTCAGCTTCCGGGGCGAAACCCGCCCGGTCACTCTCGACGTGACCTATAACGGCATGGCGAACGTGCCGTGGATGGGAGAGCGTGACCTGATCGGCTTTACCGCCACCACCACAATCAACCGGTCCGAGTTCGGCATGGACGCACTCCAGGGCATCATTTCAGATGACGTCACGATCGAGTTCTCCGGCGAATTCACGCAGACCGAATAGCAATCCAGACAATCCAGGGGCTGACACAAGATGAAACTCACAACGACATTTCTCGCCGCTTCGAGCCTCTTGGTTCTTGCGGCCTGTTCGGGCGGCGAGACCGCTCCGGCCGACACTTCTGACACGGACGCAGTTGAGACCGTAGACGCTGAAACAGAGACCGCTGAAGGCGCGATTGCCGACGTTGCGACGGCGACCTATGCCATCGAACCAACGCATGCTTTCCTCACCGCGACCGTCATGCACAACGGCCTCTCGGAATACACGCTGAGTTTTACCAGCTTCGACGGCACGCTGGACTTCAACGCAGAAGACCCTGCCGCCTCCAGCCTCAACTTCACCATTGATCCGGCCTCGGTCTGGGTAAGCTTTCCCGGCGATTACAAGGAAGGCCATCCTGACAGCCCGCACGCCAGCTGGCCCGAAGCGCTCGCGCAGGATGAGAACTTCATGAATGCGGGCGCCTATCCGCAGATCACATTCACCTCGACCGAAGTCACGCGCACAGGCGATATGACTGGCACCGTTACCGGCGACCTCACCTTCCTCGGGGAAACGCGCCCTGTCACGCTGGACGTCGCCTATAATGGCGTCGCGAATGTGCCGTGGCTCGGCGCCCGTGATATTCTCGGCTTCGATGCCACCACGACAATCAGCCGGTCAGAGTTCGGCCAGGAGTCGCTTCCGGGCATGATCTCTGATGAAGTTGTTGTCGAATTTTCCGGCGAATTCCTGCAGACTGAAGCGGCTGAAAGCACGACAGAAACAGACGCCGAATAGGACGCATGACACGCTCACCCCGTTACGCCGCCGTCGCGATTGCCCTTCACTGGGCGATCGCGTTCGGTCTTCTGTTCATGATCTGGCTCGGCTGGAACATGGATGGCAAGGAATCCTGGTTCCAGTTCCATAAATCGGTCGGCATCACGATCCTGCTCCTGACCGTGGCCCGGATCACCTGGCGCCTGCTGAACCCGCCGCCACCCCTGCCAAACGACATGAAACCCTGGGAAAGCAAGGCGAGCCACGCGGTCCATCTCGGCTTTTACGCCCTCATGGTCATCATGCCGCTGACCGGCTGGCTGACCGCCTCGACCTCCTATGATTTCGACATTCCGACCGTTCTATACGGGCTGGTGAGCTGGCCTGACATTCCGGGCGTCGGCTTTCTCTCCAATGAGACCGCGCATGGCATCATCGCCAATATCCATTCCAAGCTCGCCTATGTTCTCTTTGCCCTTCTGGCGCTGCATGTTGGCGGGGCGTTGAAGCATGAGTTCGGTCCCGAAGAAGGCGTCCTCAAACGCATGCTGCCCGGCCTCTTTGGCAAGACAGACCGGCCAAGCCCGCCCCCGCACGGTTTTCTGATCGCCTTCGGCGCGGCCATCGGCGTTTTCGTACTTATCGCCTTCGCGCCAAAACTCTTTTCGGGCAGTCCCAGCCCGTCTGCCGCCACCGCAGGTGAGGTGAACGAGCGCAGCGTGGCGCCCGACTGGACCGTCGATTACGGCCAGTCCTCCATCGCCTTCACCTTCACCCATGAAGGCCAGACCTATGAAGGCGCTTTCAGCGACTGGACCGCCGATATCGCGTTCGACGAAGACCAGCTCGATGCGTCAGACGTTCGCGTGTCCGTGAATACAGCCTCGGCAACAACGCCGAAGAAGCTCTACACAGACAGCCTCAAATCGGCCGAATGGTTCGGCGTCTCCGCCTTTCCGCAAGCGACCGTCGATCTCATCAACTTCGCTGAAACGGGTGACGGATACACCGCAGACGCCACGCTCTCCATCAAGGAGAGCGCCGTCACCGTCCCGTTTGCCTTTACCCTTGAGGATGAAGACGGCGTCACGGTGATGACCGGCGGCACATCGGTTGACCGAACGCCGCTCGACCTCGGCCAGACTTCGGACGCAGGCGCAGACTATGTGTCTGAAACCGTGCGCATCGACGTCCGCGTGACAGCCTCGCCTGCAGGCTGAATGGGTGCTAGGCGACCAGCCATGCAGGCGCCCGTTCTCACACCTGATGCAGCGTCCATCGCCAGGGCCGCCGCCATCCTGAAAGATGGCGGCCTCGTCGCCATGCCGACAGAGACGGTGTATGGCCTCGCCGCAGACGCCGCCAATGCAGATGCGGTCGCAAGGCTCTACGCCGCCAAGGGCAGGCCCGCCTTCAATCCATTGATTGCGCACTGCGCGTCACCAGACGCCGCCTTTTCGCAGGGCAAATTCTCCGATCAGGCACGCAAGCTTGCGGCCGCTTTCTGGCCCGGCCCACTTACCTTCGTTGTCGACGCGGTGGACGCCACCACAGTCTGCGCGCTGGCCCGCGCCGGTCTCGACACGCTCGCCCTCCGCGTTCCTGCGCACCCCGCGGCTCGCGCCCTGCTTGAAGCTTTCGGCGGCCCGCTTGTCGCCCCCTCTGCCAACCCGTCAGGCCGCATAAGCCCGACCCGCGCCGAACATGTCGCGTCTGATATGGGCGACAGGGTAGATCTCATCCTTGATGGTGGCCCGTGTACAGAGGGCATCGAGTCAACCGTCATAGACGCGCGCGGCCCCTCGCCCGTCCTCCTCCGGCAGGGCAGTGTCCTGCCCGAAGACATAGAAAAGGTCTGGCCCGGCCTCTCCAGTGGCGGCGACGGCGACAAGCCGACGTCCCCCGGCCAGCTGCTTCGCCACTACGCCCCCAAAGCAAAGCTGCGCCTCGATGCAGGCGCACCCGAGCCCGGCGAAGCTTTCCTCGGCTTTGGTCCGGTCGAGGCGACGCTGAACCTCTCGCCATCTGGCGATCTCGTCGAAGCGGCCGCCAATCTATTCGCCATGATGCGGACGCTCGACCGCTCCCATACCCGCATCGCCGTTGCACCCATTCCACCCGGAGGCCTGGGCGCCGCGATAAATGATCGGCTAGCCCGCGCCGCCAGGCAGGACTAAAGAGGCAGGATGCATCCTGCTCCCGCTTTCCTCGAAAACGACAGAGCCGTGCTGCTCGACCGGATCACACAGTGGCCGTTCGCGCTCGCCATCGGTGTGATGGAGGGCCGTGCCCATGCCGCCCACACGCCCGTCCTTGCTGGCGATGACGGCACGCTCCGCTTTCACCTGTCTCGCGCCAATCCAGCCGCAGACGCCATCAGACAAAACGCGAGCGCGCTGATCGTCTTCTCAGGACCCCATGATTACATTTCACCCGACTGGTACGGCATGGAGGACCAGGTGCCGACCTGGAACTACCTCTCTGTCGAAGCTGAAGGCCCGGTGACCGTCTGCGACCAGCACGGCTCGGCAGGTTTTCTGAAAGACCTGTCGGACCGCTTCGAACGTGGCCTCGCGCCCAAACCAGCCTGGAGTGTGGACATGATGGATGGAGCGAAGCTCACGCACATGATCGGGGCCATCGAAACCTTCACCCTCCAGCCGGACCGGTTCGAAGGGATCACGAAAATCGCCCAGCACAAGCCAGACGAGGTCCGCCGGCGCGCCGGACGGGCCTTGAAAGAGGCTGGAGGCGATACAACCATTGCCTCAATGATGGAGCGCAAATGATGAACCGACCGAATGCGGATTTCCTGACCGCCGCCAAAGATCTGCTCGGGTCTTCAGGCTGGAGCGAGGACGCCGACAAGCTGGACGAAGCCGCCTCCCCATGGCGCGGCACCAATAAGGGCGAGACGCCCTTCCTTGCCATGCCGGGCTCTACCGAAGAGGCCGCCAAGCTCATCAAACTCTGCGCAGAGCACCGCGTCGCGCTGGTGCCGCAAGGCGGTAATACAGGCCTCGTCGATGGCGGCACGCCGCACGGTGAGATCACTGTTTCGATGCGCCGCATGAGCAAAGTCCGCGGCGTCGACATACGAAACAACTCGATGACCATCGAAGCTGGCGCAACCCTCGTCAGTGCGCAACAGGCCGCCGATGAGGCTGGCCGCTTTTTCCCGCTCTCGCTCGGCTCTGAAGGCCAGGCCAGTATTGGCGGACTGATCTCGACCAATGCGGGCGGCGTCGCGGTTCTGCGCTATGGCATGATGCGCGACCTTCTCCTTGGCCTCGAAGTCGTCCTGCCATCGGGGGAGGTCTGGGACGGACTGTCGGGTCTTCGAAAGAACAATACGGGCTATGACCTGAAACACCTTTTCGCAGGCGCAGAAGGCACGCTCGGCCTCATCACGGCAGCAACGCTGAAGCTTTTCCCCAAGGTCGCAAAAGCCACCGCCTGGGTGACATGCGAAACGGCGGCAAGCGTCGTCGACCTTCTGTCCCTCGTTCGCGACCATGCGGGCGATACCGTCACCAGTTTTGAGATCATTCCTGCCAATGCCATTGAGATGGTCAAAACCGACGTTCCGGACACCCGCGACCCTGCCCCGTCCGACCTGCCCTGGCGGGTTCTCGTCGAAGTCTCCATGGCCAGGGAAGATCAGGCCCGCGAAACCCTGATGGCTGCGCTCGCCGATGGCATCGAAAAAGAACTCGTTGCCGACGTGTTGATTGCCGAAAGCGGCCAGCAGGCTGCGAGCTTCTGGCATATCCGCGAAACCATCCCGCTGTCAAAGCGCGCCTATGGCACAGCGCTCAACCATGATGTCTCGGTGCCTGTGTCGGCCATTCCAGACTTCCTGACCACCACGGAAGCGGCGATCCATAAACTCGTGCCCGAGGCAGAGATTGTCGCCTTTGGTCATGTCGGCGACGGCAATCTCCACTATTCGGCCTGCGCGCCAAAAGACCCGTCGAACACGCAGCTTGCCGACCACGCCCACGACGTGACCCGTATCGTGCATGAGCAGACCATGAAATTCGGCGGCTCGATCAGCGCCGAGCATGGCGTCGGCCGCCTCAAGCGCGATGAGCTTGCCAGCATCCGTCCAAAAGCGGCCACCGACACGATGCGCGCCATCAAGCTCGCGCTGGACCCACAAGGCATCATGAACCCGGGCCGCGTCATTTCGGTCTAAAAGCTGACGGCCTCAGCTCCGGTCGATCAACACCGCAACGAAAAGCGCCGGCTCAGTCCCCTCCACCACCCACGCGTGATTGGTCGCGCGCTGCACGACGACATCACCGGGCTCGATGACCGTCTCACCCTCATCCAGCAGCAGGCGCACGCGCCCCTTCACAAGGATGATCGCGTCCAGCGTGTGGGTCTTGTGCATGGCCGGGTGGCGACTTGTGTCGGGCTGATGGCCGCCAGCTCCCATTTCGACAAAGGCCGCGCGCGTAATCTCCCGCAGCTGTTCCGGCGGCACGGCATCTGGCGCTGGCTCAATCGCGAACCAGCGTATCTTCACGCCGCCTTTCGGAGGTGAGAGCTGCGGTTTTCCCGCGCCATGATCGCTATCGTCTCGCGCATCGAGCGGCCCGGTCGCCTTGCCCGTCCATATCTCGAACAAACCGCCAAGCTCTCCGGTCCGGAACTCAGCCGCCTGCGGCCCGTCGATCACGATCTGCGAGCGCCCGGCTGCGTTTTCTCCCGTCACGATCCTGCGCAGTTTGAAGCCTGTTTCTTCCATGTTTTCCTCCCATTGATGCCACAGCGACTGCCGCAATCTTTATCACCGCCGATCGTGACGGTATTTTCATTCGGAAATTCGGTGAGCGTGAGCATATGTCCTCTTCCCCAAACTGATAATCATTCTTAAGATTTCCGAAGTGAAGATCAGCCTAGCTGGTAGAATGAATACCGACCTGTCCGGAGGATTGGATGTCGAAAATCGCCCGCTCGCTCGCAATACCAAAATCGTGGAAAACGATAGATATGCCCAGTCTTTTCTCGGCCTTCATCTATCCAGCGCTCGGCATCGGGCTGCTCACTACCATGGTGGTGCTCGGCGTTGCCCTGACACAGATTGAGCTGAAGCTCTGGTATCTGCCTCTGTCACTGGGCGTCATCGCGTTTACGATCTTCATCTGCAATGCCGGCATTGGCCCCCTTCACCGCATCATGCAGCACCGGGCCGGCGAACTGGCCTGGCCGGCACAGGTCCTGACCATGGTCAATCTGATGATTGCAATGCAGGGCAATGTGAAGGACTGGGTGAACTATCACTCCCAGCATCACCGCTTTGCCGATGGCCCTGGCGACCCGCACAATCCGTTCGAGAGCAAGCGCTGGGCCTGGGTTGGCTGGATCTTGTTCCGCGACCCGAAAGACACCATGCGCCCGATGCCAATCTGGCTGAAGAACCACCCGGTCATTGTCTGGATGGACGGCTTCTACAATTCGATCTCACTCGTGATCCACCTGCTTATCCCGGCGGCGATCTATCTCATCGTCTGGGCGACCGGCGGCTCGCTTGTCCTGACCGGCATTATCCATGCCAGCGTCATCATCGGCCGCGCGGTCCAGTTTCACGCGACGACCTATGGCATCAACGTCCTCGGCCACTTGAAGACCCCCGCCTGGGCAGACCATGCCATGGCGCTGTTGACCGGCGGCGAGGCCTTTCATGATCACCATCATGATGAGCCGGTCTCCGCGCTCCACCGCCCCCGCAAGGGCGTCTGGAACCGGATCGTCGACTATAACGGCACCATGCTGCTGCTTTACGAAAAGCTCGGCTGGGTCAAAGAACTGAAGATCGCTCCGCGTTTCGCATGAGTGCAAAACCGCTGAAGGACCGCGTCACGCTGGTCTCCAGTGAGGTTCTTGCTGACGACTGGGTCTCGCTGACCAAGCACACGCTCGATTATGAGCGCCGCGACGGGCGTAAGGAACGCCTGACGCGCGAGGTCTATAACCGTCCCGACGCAGCCGCGGTCCTGCCCTATGACAGGGAGCGGAGCACCGTGCTCCTCATTCGCCAGCTTCGCCTGCCGCCTTTCCTGAAAGGCCATCAACAACCGATGTGGGAAGCCTGCGCCGGCATCATTGACGATGAGGATGCAGAGGCGGCCATCGAGCGCGAAGCGATCGAGGAGATGGGCTACAAGGTCCACAATCTGCACCTCGTGACCGCCATGTACGCAAGCCCGGCAAGCTTGGGCGAGCGTGTCTGGTGCTACACCGCCGCCTACGCCCCGTCCGACAAGGTCTCAAACGGCGGCGGCGCCGAGGATGAAGGCGAGGACATTGAAGTTGTCGAGCTTGATTTCGAAGACGCCTATGGCCGCATCGCGACGGGTGAGATCGTGGACGCCAAGACGATCCTTCTGCTCCAGCATCTGAAGCTTGGGCTGCGGGCGTGAGCTGACGCTCGAACGCCCGCCAGCTTTTTCAGTCTCAGCCGATCAGGCCGTCATGTCTTCCACGCGCGCATCAGGCGCATTCTTCTTGACCGACTCGATGCCATTGTCCCGACCAGACGCGCTCTTGTAGCTCTCTGACGTGCCAATAACCTGGCCATTGGTGGATTTCAGATTGAAGCGGTAGTTACCGGCATCGGTTTCCTTGCGCTCGAAGCGGGCATCGTCAGGCGCATTCTTCTTCACCGATTCAATGCCGTTCTCGGCACTGGCGCGCTGCTTGTAGCCTTCGCTTGCCAGGATGATCTCGCCATTTCCCGCTTTCAGACGGAAGCGGAATTCGCCTGCCTTGTCTGTGTAGAGTTCGAACTTGCCAGCCATGGCGGATCCTTTCCAACGAATCGATCAGTTGATGGTGTCTGAAACCGTGGCGTCGGCCGCGTCATGCGTCAAGCCGGGCGCCCCCGGTACAAACACGCGATCACCCCATGAAGAGAAAGCCCCGCAGGACATAGGCCGTTACCGCGACCACTGTGACGCTCACGAAAGCGATCCCTGCAAACCAGAGAAGGCGTTTCCAGAGAGGGCCATCCTGCCCGCCCGTTTCGTCCGGGCCCTGCGGCTCGATCAGGTCAGTCATGATAGGCCTCCTCAGGATCAACTTTCCCCCAGAAGAGCGAGTAGACATAGCCGGTATAGATCAGGATCACCGGCAACATCACGGCCGCCCCCACCAGCATCAGCACCAGCGCATTGTCACGCGCCGCCGCCTGCCAGATGGTGACATCGAACGGCACGATGTTCGGAAAGAGGCTGACGGCGAGGCCAAGATAGCCGGACAGGAAAATGCCGGCTGACAGCACATAGGGCCGCCAGTCGGGCGCCTCGACCTTGCCGGAGAGGTCCCGCCAGACAAGTGCCGTCAGTACCAGGCCGATGAGCGGGATCGGCGAAAGCGGCAGGATGTTGGCAAAGTCGAACGAGGACATGGAAAAGCCCCAGCGTTCTGTCACCCGCGGATCGATCGACAGGGTCGCAAGACTCACCGCCGCAAAGCAGATCGCCACGCCGACCAGCGCGGTCAGGCCCCGCTTGCGCGCGCTCTTCTGCAGGTCACCCTCTGTCTTCAGAACCAGCCAGCACGCGCCGAGCAGCACGTAGCCAACCACAACCGACACCGCGACAAGCAGCGAGAACGGCGTCAGCCAGTCGAACTGCCCGCCTGCAAAGCTGCGGCCCTCTATCGTGACGCCCTGGATGAACCCACCGAGGATCAGCCCCTGCGCCAGCGCCGCCGTCAGCGATCCGCCAAAGAAGGCCCCGTTCCAGAACAGTTTCGTCGGCTTGCGCACCGCCTTGTGGCGAAACTCGAACGCGACGCCCCTGAAGATCAGCGCGGCCAGCATGAGCAGGACAGGCAGATAGAAGGCCGGCATCAGGATGGCATAGGCCAGCGGAAACGCAGCAAACAGCCCGCCGCCACCAAGAATAAGCCAGGTCTCGTTGCCGTCCCAGACAGGCTCGATACTGGCGGTCATCAAATTGCGCTCATCGTCATTCTTGGCGAGGCCGCTCAGGATGCCAACCCCAAGGTCCATGCCATCCAGCAGGACATAAAGCATGACGGCGACCGCGATCAGCACGCCCCATATCAGTGGAAGATCAAGTTCCATGGCCCTGCCCTCTTTCTATTCCGCTGGATTTCGACCGCGCGGGCTGGTTTCAGCTGGCTCATCGACGGCGCCAAGCGGCGTCCCAGGCGCGCGATGTTCGCGCTCTGGCGGGTCTGGCGCGTCGTCCCTGAAGCCGCGTGTCGCGATGCGCGCCATGTAGACCGTGCCCGCCGTAAAGATGATCGCATAGACCACCATGAAGATAATCAGCGAGGTCGCCACCTGCCCGGTCGAGACCGGCGCAAGGCTGTCCTCGGTTCGCAGGAAACCATAGACCGTATAAGGCTGGCGCCCCACTTCGGCCGTTATCCAGCCAGTGATCACCGCGACGAAGCCAAGCGCGCCGCTCGGGATCGCCACCAGATGAAACAGGCCCGACTTGTCGATGCGCTTTCGCCACCAGAGAAAGACACCCCAGACGCCAAGCAGAAGCAGAACCATGCCAGCGCCGACCATGATACGGAACGCCCAGAAAACGATTGCGACCGGCGGACGGTCTTCAGCATCGAAGGATTTCAGACCCTGCAGCGGCTCACCGCTTGAAAACAGGTAGGGGCTTGTGCCCGGTATCGTGATCTCGGCGATATTACGTTCGTTTTCCTCATCCGGCAGTGCGAACAGCACCGTGCCCTGCACATCGGCCGTTTCCCACCATCCCTCGATCGCAGCGACCTTTGCAGGCTGATAATGATGAGCCACTTCACCTGACCAGTGACCGGCCCAGATCTGAAATGGCATCAGCACCGCCAGCGTGCCCGCCGCCATACGGATCTGCCACCGGGTCGGCTCCTCTTCATGATGACGTACGACCTGCCACGCGCCAGCCGCCAGAATAACCGCCGCCGTGGTGATAAAGGCGGCCAGCATCATGTGGACATAGCGCGACGGGAAGCTTGGATTGAATATGACCTCCCAGAAATTTGTCGCGTAGAAATTGCCGGTTTCCGCATCGATGGCAAAGCCCGTGGGCGTCTGCATCCAGCTATTGGCCGACAGGATCCAGAAGGCCGAAATTGTCGTGCCGATGGCCACCGCGCAGGTCGCCGTAAAGTGCAGCTTGTTGCCGACCCGCTTCCATCCAAACAGCATGACGCCGAGGAATGTCGCCTCGAGGAAGAAGGCCGTCAGCACTTCATAGCCAAGCAATGGCCCGATAACGCTGCCGGTCTTGTCAGCGAAGACTGACCAGTTGGTGCCGAACTGATAGGACATGACAACGCCGGACACGACGCCCATCGCAAAGGCCAGCGCGAAAATCTTGATCCAGTGGAGATAGAGACGCTTGAACACGTCACGCTTCGTCCACAGCCACAGACCTTCACAAACTGCCAGAAAGGCAGCCAGACCGATCGTGAATGCTGGAAAGATGATGTGGAAGGCGATCACGAACGCGAACTGCAGGCGTGAAAGGATAAGGGCGTCTAATTCCATGGAATGTTTTCCCGTTTCGCAGAATGTCAGCCGGGCTCGCATAGACTCCTATGGGGCCCGGCCGAATTAACACTGGCTTAGACCTTGGTAAAGCGAAGGTAGGGCCGTACCTCGTCCCAGCCTTGCGGGAACTGGGTGCGGGCCGCCTGGTTCGTAACGGATGGCGGGATGATGACCTTGTCGCCCATGACCCAGTCCGCCGGTGTTGCCGCCTTGTACTTGTCACCCGTCTGCAACGCGTCCACGACCCGAAGGATCTCGTCGAAGTTGCGACCCACGCTCATCGGATAGGTCATTGTCAGACGGATCTTCTTGTTCGGGTCGATGATGAAGACAGACCGGACGGCGGCCGTTTCGCTCTCACCCGGATGGATCATGTCATAGGCCTGCGCCACGGCGTGATCGATGTCCGCGATGATAGGGAAGGACAGGTCGGTATTCTGCGTGTCGTTGACGTCATCGATCCATTTGAGGTGCTCTTCGACGCTGTCGGTCGACAGGCCTAGCGGCAGAACATTGCGGGCTGCGAACTCATCGGCGAGCTGGGACGTGCGGCCCATTTCCGTCGTGCAGACGGGGGTAAAATCAGCCGGGTGGCTGAACAGGAAGACCCATTTGTCTCCGGCCCAATCATGGAACGAGATATCGCCCTTCGTGGTCGGGATGGTGAAATCGGGGGCCGTGTCGCCAATGCGTAAGGACATGTCAGTTACTCCTCTAAGTCTGGTTTACCCAAAGGTAGCGACTGGCCTTCCTTCCTTTGCCTGTGCATTCTGCCACGCGGCAGGATGGCGCGGGGGTGACGGGCACTGCTTCCGTGCGGCTCGTAAGAATGGTTGAGGCATCGGAGCGTTCAGGCTACCCAGCCCCTCATGGCCAATTACAAACTCATCGCCTGGGACTTTGACGGTGTCCTCAATGCGAACGTCACAGATGGCGTCTTTCAGTGGATGACGACCTTCGAAGCAGACACGGGC
It includes:
- a CDS encoding YceI family protein, which gives rise to MRGIVTIAALAALSAAPALAEQTLEGVDAATYELDPNHSFLTFSVTHNGISTYTVYFTDFDATLDFNPEDPAASTINATINPGAVESNYPGDYTGTVTGDLSFRGETRPVTLDVTYNGMANVPWMGERDLIGFTATTTINRSEFGMDALQGIISDDVTIEFSGEFTQTE
- a CDS encoding YceI family protein; this translates as MKLTTTFLAASSLLVLAACSGGETAPADTSDTDAVETVDAETETAEGAIADVATATYAIEPTHAFLTATVMHNGLSEYTLSFTSFDGTLDFNAEDPAASSLNFTIDPASVWVSFPGDYKEGHPDSPHASWPEALAQDENFMNAGAYPQITFTSTEVTRTGDMTGTVTGDLTFLGETRPVTLDVAYNGVANVPWLGARDILGFDATTTISRSEFGQESLPGMISDEVVVEFSGEFLQTEAAESTTETDAE
- a CDS encoding cytochrome b/b6 domain-containing protein — translated: MTRSPRYAAVAIALHWAIAFGLLFMIWLGWNMDGKESWFQFHKSVGITILLLTVARITWRLLNPPPPLPNDMKPWESKASHAVHLGFYALMVIMPLTGWLTASTSYDFDIPTVLYGLVSWPDIPGVGFLSNETAHGIIANIHSKLAYVLFALLALHVGGALKHEFGPEEGVLKRMLPGLFGKTDRPSPPPHGFLIAFGAAIGVFVLIAFAPKLFSGSPSPSAATAGEVNERSVAPDWTVDYGQSSIAFTFTHEGQTYEGAFSDWTADIAFDEDQLDASDVRVSVNTASATTPKKLYTDSLKSAEWFGVSAFPQATVDLINFAETGDGYTADATLSIKESAVTVPFAFTLEDEDGVTVMTGGTSVDRTPLDLGQTSDAGADYVSETVRIDVRVTASPAG
- a CDS encoding L-threonylcarbamoyladenylate synthase, with amino-acid sequence MQAPVLTPDAASIARAAAILKDGGLVAMPTETVYGLAADAANADAVARLYAAKGRPAFNPLIAHCASPDAAFSQGKFSDQARKLAAAFWPGPLTFVVDAVDATTVCALARAGLDTLALRVPAHPAARALLEAFGGPLVAPSANPSGRISPTRAEHVASDMGDRVDLILDGGPCTEGIESTVIDARGPSPVLLRQGSVLPEDIEKVWPGLSSGGDGDKPTSPGQLLRHYAPKAKLRLDAGAPEPGEAFLGFGPVEATLNLSPSGDLVEAAANLFAMMRTLDRSHTRIAVAPIPPGGLGAAINDRLARAARQD
- a CDS encoding FMN-binding negative transcriptional regulator; protein product: MHPAPAFLENDRAVLLDRITQWPFALAIGVMEGRAHAAHTPVLAGDDGTLRFHLSRANPAADAIRQNASALIVFSGPHDYISPDWYGMEDQVPTWNYLSVEAEGPVTVCDQHGSAGFLKDLSDRFERGLAPKPAWSVDMMDGAKLTHMIGAIETFTLQPDRFEGITKIAQHKPDEVRRRAGRALKEAGGDTTIASMMERK
- a CDS encoding FAD-binding oxidoreductase, whose product is MMNRPNADFLTAAKDLLGSSGWSEDADKLDEAASPWRGTNKGETPFLAMPGSTEEAAKLIKLCAEHRVALVPQGGNTGLVDGGTPHGEITVSMRRMSKVRGVDIRNNSMTIEAGATLVSAQQAADEAGRFFPLSLGSEGQASIGGLISTNAGGVAVLRYGMMRDLLLGLEVVLPSGEVWDGLSGLRKNNTGYDLKHLFAGAEGTLGLITAATLKLFPKVAKATAWVTCETAASVVDLLSLVRDHAGDTVTSFEIIPANAIEMVKTDVPDTRDPAPSDLPWRVLVEVSMAREDQARETLMAALADGIEKELVADVLIAESGQQAASFWHIRETIPLSKRAYGTALNHDVSVPVSAIPDFLTTTEAAIHKLVPEAEIVAFGHVGDGNLHYSACAPKDPSNTQLADHAHDVTRIVHEQTMKFGGSISAEHGVGRLKRDELASIRPKAATDTMRAIKLALDPQGIMNPGRVISV
- a CDS encoding cupin domain-containing protein, producing MEETGFKLRRIVTGENAAGRSQIVIDGPQAAEFRTGELGGLFEIWTGKATGPLDARDDSDHGAGKPQLSPPKGGVKIRWFAIEPAPDAVPPEQLREITRAAFVEMGAGGHQPDTSRHPAMHKTHTLDAIILVKGRVRLLLDEGETVIEPGDVVVQRATNHAWVVEGTEPALFVAVLIDRS
- a CDS encoding NUDIX domain-containing protein; this translates as MSAKPLKDRVTLVSSEVLADDWVSLTKHTLDYERRDGRKERLTREVYNRPDAAAVLPYDRERSTVLLIRQLRLPPFLKGHQQPMWEACAGIIDDEDAEAAIEREAIEEMGYKVHNLHLVTAMYASPASLGERVWCYTAAYAPSDKVSNGGGAEDEGEDIEVVELDFEDAYGRIATGEIVDAKTILLLQHLKLGLRA
- a CDS encoding YegP family protein; the encoded protein is MAGKFELYTDKAGEFRFRLKAGNGEIILASEGYKQRASAENGIESVKKNAPDDARFERKETDAGNYRFNLKSTNGQVIGTSESYKSASGRDNGIESVKKNAPDARVEDMTA
- the cydB gene encoding cytochrome d ubiquinol oxidase subunit II encodes the protein MELDLPLIWGVLIAVAVMLYVLLDGMDLGVGILSGLAKNDDERNLMTASIEPVWDGNETWLILGGGGLFAAFPLAYAILMPAFYLPVLLMLAALIFRGVAFEFRHKAVRKPTKLFWNGAFFGGSLTAALAQGLILGGFIQGVTIEGRSFAGGQFDWLTPFSLLVAVSVVVGYVLLGACWLVLKTEGDLQKSARKRGLTALVGVAICFAAVSLATLSIDPRVTERWGFSMSSFDFANILPLSPIPLIGLVLTALVWRDLSGKVEAPDWRPYVLSAGIFLSGYLGLAVSLFPNIVPFDVTIWQAAARDNALVLMLVGAAVMLPVILIYTGYVYSLFWGKVDPEEAYHD